CAGCGCGAGGATTTGCGCCTGGATGGTCACGTCCAGCGCCGTGGTCGGCTCGTCCGCGATCAGTAGGCGCGGCTTGCAGGCCACCGCCATGGCAATCATCACGCGCTGGCGCTGCCCGCCGGAGAACTGGTGCGGGTACGCATCGAAGCGGCGCGCCGGGTCGGGCAGCTGGACCAGGTGCAGCAGTTCGATGGCCTGTGCCCGCGCCGCGCGGCGTGACAGCGGTGCATGCAGCGTCAAGGCTTCGGCGACCTGCTGGCCGATGCTTAGCACCGGATTCAGCGAAGTCATCGGCTCCTGGAAAATCATCGACACAGCGCGCCCCCGCATGGCGCTCATCTGCGCCTCGCGCAGCGCAAGAAGGTCCACGCCGTCGAAGCGGACAGTGCCCGAAAGCCGCGCATGCGCCGGCAGCAGGCGCATCAACGCCAGGGCCATCGTGGATTTTCCGCAGCCGGATTCGCCGACCAACGCCAGCGTCTCTCCGGCAGCGACCTGCAGGTTCAGGTCGCGCAGCGCATGATTGCCGGGAAAGTGCACGTTGAGGCCATGGATGTCCAGTAATGGCTGCAGGCTCACCGTGCCGGCTCGTGTGCCGGTTTGCGTGACTGGGGAGGGCGATGGAGCAGCGTGGCTGCCCGGCCTGGAGGCTGGATGCGCTAAGTAAACCATCCGCACATTGCAGCATGGCGCCTCGGCTTTTTCCCACGAATTTTTTTGTAGATGCTTACTCGGTTCCGTGCGTGTGCTCGCTGCAGAAGTAAGCTATCGAACGTCTGCCGAGGCGGTAAACCCGATGCCTGCGGGCCCGGCGAGCACTCCAGCAACAGCAGCGGTTAGCCGGCCCTGCGCTGCGCATATCCTTATCGGCATTCCTTCGTTCCCTTATTTTCCGTCGGCGCTAAGCTGGAGTGACATCCCTCGCGCCGGGAGCCATGCACATGGCGGAGCGCCGGGCGCGGGATGCCCTGGGTGTTCGCATCGCCTCGATTGCCGACCAGCCCGCCACCGATCGACGATGACGAAGCCATGGCAATCTACCTGGATGACATTCAACGCGCCGAGATTGCGCGCGCCTCCCGCCGTTGGTTATGGCGAGCGGAGGCGCCCACCTGGCTGCTGATCGCGGCGGTCTATGGCGCGTGGTTTGGCATCGCCTTCAACGCCACCCGCATCGGCCTGCCGCTGGCTGTTGCGCTGCTGGCCCTTGTCACCGCCTGGTATATGTCTGTGCAGCACGAGTTGCTGCATGGTCATCCGACCCGGCTGGCCTGGTTCAATGCACTGTTCGGCATGGCGCCGCTGGCGGTATGGTTTCCCTACGGGCTGTATCGCCGCGAACACCTGCGCCATCACGAGGCCGATGATCTCACCCATCCGGGCGCCGATCCGGAGAGCTATTTCATGCTCTCCGGCGACTGGCAGGCGGCCGGTCCGCTAGGGCGGGTGCTGCTGCGCTGTCGCAATACCCTGGCGGGGCGTGTGCTGATCGGCCCGGCCTTTGCCATTGCGCAGACTGCGGCCGGCGCAGGGCGCAGGGTGCGCGACGGCGATCTGCGCGACCTGCCGATGTGGCTTGCGCACCTGTTGGCGCTGGCCGCGTTGCTGGCCTGGCTCGACCGCATTTGCGGCATAGCGCCGTGGCTGATGTTGGGCGGCGTGGCCTATCCGGCGCTGTCGCTGTCGGCGGTACGCTCCTTCCAGGAGCACCGTGCCCATGCCTTGCCGGCATGCCGCAGCGTGATCAACGAGGCCGCGTGGCCATGGCGCTTGCTCTTTCTCAACAACAACTATCACCTCGTCCACCATGATCTGCCCGCGGTGCCCTGGTTCGCGCTGGGGCGTATCTACCGTCGCCGCGCGGCCGACTACCAGCGGCGCAGCGGCGGCTTCGTGGTTGATGGCTACGGCGAATGGCTGGCGCGCTTCTCGCTGCGTCCGGCCGCGCCCGTGGTGCATCCGCTGTTTCACGGTCCTGCGCGTGACGCGGTGCCCGTTGCAACAGGAGGCGGGCAGGCCAGCAACGATGCCCGTGCGCAACTAGCGGGGTGAACGTGGAAGACCGGCCGATGACCGAACGCAAGCACTGGGTGGCCGCGCTACCCATGTATAACCTGACACCCGCGCTGCATACGGACTGGCTTGCGCTGATCGCACACGTGGCCGAGCTGCTCGCGCGGCAACGCGACCCGCTCCAGCTGAGCATCGTCGAACCCGTCGGGACGGCGGAAGCGCTGCACGACTTCTGGCGCCGGCCGGACCTGCTGCTCTCGCAAACCTGCGGCTATCCGCTGGTGCAGGGCCTGCGGCGCCATGTGCGCGTCATTGGCACGCCTCGGTTCAATGCGCCGGGCTGCGACGGCGCCAGCTATACCAGCGCCATCGTGGTGCGCGCCAATGACGGGCCCGCCACGCTCCCCGCGTGCCGCGGATTGCGCGCGGCCTATAACGACGAGGGCTCGCACAGCGGCATGAACGCGCTGCGCTACGCGGTGGCACCGCTGGCGCGGGACGGCCGCTTCTTCTCCGGCACGGTGCGCACCGGCTCGCATCTGGCATCGCTTGACGCCGTGGCCAACGGCGCGGCGGATGTCGCCGCCATCGATTGCGTCACGCTGGCGTTCGCGCGCGATCACCTGCCCGATCGTCTTGTCGCGCTGCGTCAGATTGGCCGCACCGAGGCCGCTCCCGGATTGCCGCTGGTGTCTTCGCGCCACGCCGCCCCGGCGCTTAGCGCGCGCGTTGGCGCGGCGCTGGCCCAGGTGCTTTCCGGCGAACCGGCACTGGCGCGCCGCTTGCGCTTGCGGGGCATTGCGCGGACCGGACTGGCGCACTACGAGCCGGTGGCGCAGATGGCCCGCGCCGCGGTGGCGGCCGGCTACGCGCGGCTGGTCTGATCGCGGATCAACGCGGCCTGATGCGCGCTGATCCGCGCCGGGCACGCAGTCGCGTCTGCCAACGCGCGCCGGGCGTCAGTCGCGGGTGAACGACACCGGGTAGCTGTACTCGTACAGCGGGATACCCGCAAACGCGGCGCGTGCGTGCGCGGCAGGGTCGCGCCGTGCCTCCCATGACTTGCCCAGCAGCGCGGTGGTGCGCGCCGAGCCGTCGTAAGGCGCCCAGTTGGCCACCACGTCGCTGCCCGGCTTGCCGGTGCGTGCGAACTGCGCCCAGATTGCCCCCATGCGGTCGCGCACCTCCAGTTGGTCGGCGCTGTCTTGCACCAGAGGCCTCGCCGCGTCCAGCGTGCCGAAGATGAACGGCACCTCCGACGTATGCGCAGCCCCCAGGACGCCGCCGCGCGCCGGCGATTGCCAGTCGAATTCGTAGGCATAGACCGGCGCGCCATTCAGCGCTGCTTTGCGCTCGGCCACGGCCAGCGTCGGCAGGCGGTAGTTGTAGTCGCCGGCAATGCGGATCAGCAGTTCGCTGGGCGTAGCCTTGCCGTCGAGGTCGCGGTAGGCATCGATCAGCCGAGCGGTGCCGGCGTCGTCGAGCTTCAGGAAGCGCTGGATGCGCTGGCGGGCCTGGCCGGCGCTCAACGAGAAATTGCGCGGGTCGGCGGCGAGGAAGAACGTTGCCTCCTGCGCGGCATTGCCGATCAGGACCGGAACGTCCGCCGACAGCGGCGATGCCACCGGGTCGAACGGATCATCGACGAACACCTTGCCGTCCAGCGTGGGCCGGAACTCGCTGACGCCGCCGGCGGCGCCGGACACCTTGGCGAATGCGGCCACCAGTTGCTCCACCCGCAACTGGCGCAGGCGGCCCGCGTTGGCGGCGGTCAAGCCGAACTCACGCAGGAACGCATGCGCGGCGCGTGCTGCCGCATCCGGCCCTGCCAGCTTCCAGGCGCCGGAGCCGCTCTGCACGATGGCCCGCTGGATGTAGCCGCGCGCGGCGGGCAGCCCCAGCAGCGCCGTGACCTTGGCCGCCCCGCCCGACTGGCCGAACACCGTGATGTTGGCCGGGTCGCCGCCAAACGACTCGGCATTGGCCTTGATCCACTTCAACGCGGCAAGCTGGTCGAGCGTGCCGAGGTTTCCGGATTCGGCGGACAACTGTTCGGGATGCTCGCCAGTGAACAGCCCGCCCAACACGTTGAGGCGATGGTTGACGGACACCACCACCACGTCCTGCGATGTCGCCAGATGGCTGCCATCGAAGCCCGCCGACGTGCCGGCGCCGATGGCGAATGCCCCGCCGTGCAGCCACACCAGCACGGGGCGGCGCTGATTGTCTCGCAGCGCGGGCGTGAACACCGACAACGACAGGCAGTCCTCGTTCGCCGGAATGCCCGACCAGTACCAGGCGAACTCGATCGGGCTGCCGACTAGCGGCTGCGGCGCGGAAGCACCGCCTTCCAGGGCATCGCGAACGCCTGCCCACGGTTGCCGCGCGACGGGCGGGCGGAAACGGTTGTCGCCAGCCGTTGTCGCCGCATAGGGCACGCCCTTGAAGACGAACGCGCCGCGCGCACGCGTGCCGCGCAGGCGGCCCGATGCGGTATCGACGACCGGCTCGGCGGTGCCCGATACCGTGGCGCATGCCGACAGCGCGCCCAATGCGGCAAGGCTGGCCCCGGCGCGCGCGGCGCTGAGAAGGA
The Cupriavidus basilensis DNA segment above includes these coding regions:
- a CDS encoding fatty acid desaturase, which codes for MAIYLDDIQRAEIARASRRWLWRAEAPTWLLIAAVYGAWFGIAFNATRIGLPLAVALLALVTAWYMSVQHELLHGHPTRLAWFNALFGMAPLAVWFPYGLYRREHLRHHEADDLTHPGADPESYFMLSGDWQAAGPLGRVLLRCRNTLAGRVLIGPAFAIAQTAAGAGRRVRDGDLRDLPMWLAHLLALAALLAWLDRICGIAPWLMLGGVAYPALSLSAVRSFQEHRAHALPACRSVINEAAWPWRLLFLNNNYHLVHHDLPAVPWFALGRIYRRRAADYQRRSGGFVVDGYGEWLARFSLRPAAPVVHPLFHGPARDAVPVATGGGQASNDARAQLAG
- a CDS encoding carboxylesterase/lipase family protein, with the translated sequence MTLAVPPFSPNASRTASRTSRRTSRRIFLLSAARAGASLAALGALSACATVSGTAEPVVDTASGRLRGTRARGAFVFKGVPYAATTAGDNRFRPPVARQPWAGVRDALEGGASAPQPLVGSPIEFAWYWSGIPANEDCLSLSVFTPALRDNQRRPVLVWLHGGAFAIGAGTSAGFDGSHLATSQDVVVVSVNHRLNVLGGLFTGEHPEQLSAESGNLGTLDQLAALKWIKANAESFGGDPANITVFGQSGGAAKVTALLGLPAARGYIQRAIVQSGSGAWKLAGPDAAARAAHAFLREFGLTAANAGRLRQLRVEQLVAAFAKVSGAAGGVSEFRPTLDGKVFVDDPFDPVASPLSADVPVLIGNAAQEATFFLAADPRNFSLSAGQARQRIQRFLKLDDAGTARLIDAYRDLDGKATPSELLIRIAGDYNYRLPTLAVAERKAALNGAPVYAYEFDWQSPARGGVLGAAHTSEVPFIFGTLDAARPLVQDSADQLEVRDRMGAIWAQFARTGKPGSDVVANWAPYDGSARTTALLGKSWEARRDPAAHARAAFAGIPLYEYSYPVSFTRD
- a CDS encoding phosphate/phosphite/phosphonate ABC transporter substrate-binding protein, translating into MTERKHWVAALPMYNLTPALHTDWLALIAHVAELLARQRDPLQLSIVEPVGTAEALHDFWRRPDLLLSQTCGYPLVQGLRRHVRVIGTPRFNAPGCDGASYTSAIVVRANDGPATLPACRGLRAAYNDEGSHSGMNALRYAVAPLARDGRFFSGTVRTGSHLASLDAVANGAADVAAIDCVTLAFARDHLPDRLVALRQIGRTEAAPGLPLVSSRHAAPALSARVGAALAQVLSGEPALARRLRLRGIARTGLAHYEPVAQMARAAVAAGYARLV